From Oceanipulchritudo coccoides, the proteins below share one genomic window:
- a CDS encoding sugar MFS transporter, translated as MRKSKNPYLAAFIIVTSLFFIWGFITVLVDALIPRLRDVFTLTYFQAGLVQVAFFGAYFTVSLPGGSIISKVGYKRGIVIGLSVMAIGCLAFLPAASLRIFPLFLLALFILAGGMTLLQVAANPYVVALGPEKTASSRLNLSQAFNSLGTAIAPLVAASMILGTEVMAETEQAALTPDALTTYRIMEAEAVRAPFLALGLILLVVAVGFLFIRLPEVRSSVEASEQRGYGFVLQHRGLMLGALGIFVYVGAEVTIGSYIVNYFLHMDIPALVQSSGGRVTGWIETLANRSIEELNPSRIAGTFVAFYWTGAMIGRFIGAGLSRIIPPSILLGVYAVIAALLCVVSATSGGFVAVWSLLAIGLFNSIMFPTIFSLATNSLPHSRSQGSGVLCAAIVGGAVFPPLFGLFADNIGFVFAFIVPALCYGYIAFYGFTRSSGNQLQTQS; from the coding sequence ATGAGAAAATCGAAGAATCCGTATCTGGCCGCCTTTATAATCGTCACGAGCCTGTTTTTCATCTGGGGCTTCATCACGGTTCTGGTGGACGCCTTGATCCCGAGGCTCCGGGATGTGTTCACGCTGACCTATTTCCAGGCGGGGCTGGTTCAGGTAGCGTTTTTCGGAGCGTATTTCACGGTTTCGCTTCCCGGTGGATCGATCATTTCCAAGGTGGGCTACAAGCGAGGTATTGTTATCGGACTGTCCGTGATGGCCATTGGTTGCCTTGCTTTTCTTCCGGCGGCCTCCCTGCGCATATTTCCGCTTTTCCTTCTCGCCCTTTTTATTCTGGCTGGAGGAATGACGCTGCTGCAAGTGGCCGCGAATCCGTATGTTGTCGCGCTTGGCCCTGAGAAAACGGCATCCAGTCGTTTGAATCTATCTCAGGCATTCAATTCCCTCGGTACAGCCATTGCCCCGTTGGTGGCGGCGAGCATGATCCTTGGAACGGAGGTGATGGCAGAAACTGAGCAAGCGGCACTTACGCCAGATGCGCTGACGACCTATCGGATCATGGAAGCGGAGGCCGTCCGCGCCCCGTTTTTAGCCTTGGGCCTGATTCTGCTTGTTGTCGCTGTTGGGTTTTTGTTCATCCGTCTTCCGGAAGTCAGATCCAGTGTTGAAGCAAGCGAGCAGAGAGGGTATGGATTTGTTCTTCAGCATAGAGGGTTGATGCTGGGTGCACTTGGAATATTTGTTTATGTTGGGGCGGAAGTCACGATTGGCAGTTATATCGTAAATTACTTTCTTCACATGGACATACCGGCACTGGTCCAGTCGTCAGGCGGGCGTGTCACAGGCTGGATCGAGACCCTCGCGAACCGGTCGATAGAGGAGCTGAATCCTTCGCGCATTGCCGGCACCTTTGTTGCCTTTTATTGGACCGGTGCGATGATCGGGCGGTTCATTGGGGCGGGACTTTCCCGCATCATCCCTCCCTCGATCCTGCTCGGGGTTTATGCGGTTATTGCGGCCCTGCTGTGTGTCGTCAGCGCCACTTCCGGGGGCTTCGTCGCCGTGTGGAGCCTGTTGGCAATCGGGTTGTTCAACTCGATCATGTTCCCCACAATCTTCAGCTTGGCCACAAACAGTCTTCCCCACAGTCGCTCGCAGGGCTCGGGGGTTTTGTGTGCAGCAATTGTTGGCGGGGCGGTCTTTCCGCCTCTATTTGGTCTGTTTGCCGATAACATTGGCTTTGTCTTCGCCTTTATTGTTCCAGCATTGTGCTACGGCTACATCGCGTTTTATGGCTTCACGCGGAGCTCCGGTAACCAATTACAAACCCAATCATAA
- a CDS encoding glycoside hydrolase family 2 TIM barrel-domain containing protein, which translates to MNLSYSIFLLAIAFSVCACHGDTDRERTSFNADWQMMKGDFTVQTIGEAGEQLWEPVRLPHDWAISQRPVKGASMKNYGHYPLPGTYWYRKSFVLPEEDQDKLISLYFEGIMRDATIYLNGEQVGRWVYGYTSFPVNLLPYLKFGEGEVNELLVRLHLTKKFTRWYTGAGIYRDVWMIKTNPTHFVHDGVFITTPTVQNDYAIVNVETEISSAASFSGKGLVEAFILNSQDEVVAQGKRVADFRAGETISVEQELKVLKPNLWDIENPYLYKLVTKLKIDEMRVDELETNFGIRTFRFDANEGFFLNGRHVKIYGVNNHHDLGPLGTAFNLRAAERQLEILREMGCNAIRTSHNPSAPGLLDLCDRMGFLVMNELFDSWTIPKGVHDEGYTPKHWDDWWEKDLKTFVRRDRNHPSIIMWSSGNEIPEQRHEKLAQLSREITDEFHKYDPTRPVTAGFNLNKDAVENGFVDTVDVVGWNYATKFGDWYNDFRARPEFKDKPQIATETVSTQSSRGYYRFPYGEPNLNGPENQACSYVMRAPHYGLPPDMELMRQATSPSLAGEFIWTGFDYIGEPWPYEEDSTLSYYGLIDLCGFPKDIFYNYQSAWRPNYDMVHILPHWTWPGREGKLTPIHVFTNGDEAELFVNGKSHGKRRKGEGNTMVKSFSRHDAGSLAKFTNRMIWEDVIYEPGEVKVVAWKNGEKIAENAIHTAGEVARLQLTADRKKIRADYEDLSFITVDAVDDAGRFVPTFNGTLEFSVEGEGELVALGSGNPTDFTPMQGGSTYRAFNGKCLAIVRGIDGKPGSITVRVKGVPARITAEDVYSSVEVTGRKKTAPHSTQFESGEIIVTTEL; encoded by the coding sequence ATGAATCTATCATATAGCATCTTTCTATTAGCCATAGCTTTTTCAGTGTGTGCCTGTCATGGAGACACTGACCGGGAGCGGACATCCTTCAATGCAGACTGGCAGATGATGAAGGGGGACTTCACGGTTCAGACGATCGGCGAGGCTGGAGAGCAACTCTGGGAACCGGTGCGTCTGCCGCACGACTGGGCCATCAGTCAGAGACCCGTAAAGGGGGCATCAATGAAGAACTACGGGCATTACCCTTTGCCGGGAACGTATTGGTACCGGAAGTCATTTGTTCTTCCTGAAGAGGATCAGGATAAATTGATCAGTCTGTACTTTGAAGGCATTATGCGGGATGCGACGATATATCTCAACGGGGAACAAGTCGGCCGATGGGTATATGGATACACTTCTTTTCCAGTGAATTTGCTGCCGTACCTGAAATTCGGCGAGGGAGAAGTGAATGAACTTCTAGTGCGATTGCATTTAACTAAAAAATTCACCCGTTGGTATACAGGTGCGGGCATTTATCGGGATGTGTGGATGATCAAAACAAATCCGACTCACTTTGTACATGACGGGGTATTCATCACAACGCCAACGGTTCAGAATGACTATGCCATTGTCAATGTGGAGACTGAGATAAGCAGTGCTGCCAGTTTTAGTGGGAAAGGATTGGTGGAGGCCTTTATCCTGAACTCGCAAGATGAAGTCGTCGCGCAAGGGAAGCGTGTTGCCGATTTTCGCGCCGGTGAGACAATATCGGTGGAACAGGAACTAAAAGTTCTAAAGCCGAATCTCTGGGATATTGAAAATCCATATCTCTACAAGCTGGTGACCAAGCTAAAGATCGATGAAATGAGGGTGGATGAGCTTGAGACAAATTTTGGTATCCGGACCTTCAGATTTGACGCAAATGAGGGATTCTTTTTGAATGGGCGTCACGTCAAGATTTATGGGGTCAATAACCATCACGATTTGGGCCCATTGGGAACGGCTTTCAATCTTCGCGCGGCTGAGCGGCAACTTGAGATTTTGCGCGAGATGGGATGCAACGCGATCCGCACGAGCCACAATCCATCTGCTCCGGGATTGCTGGATCTCTGTGATCGTATGGGCTTTTTGGTGATGAATGAACTCTTTGATTCGTGGACGATTCCCAAGGGCGTACATGATGAAGGTTACACACCAAAGCACTGGGATGATTGGTGGGAAAAAGATCTTAAAACGTTTGTCAGGCGGGACCGAAATCATCCGAGTATCATCATGTGGTCTTCGGGAAACGAGATTCCCGAGCAGAGACATGAGAAGCTGGCTCAACTCAGTCGGGAAATCACGGATGAATTTCATAAGTACGATCCAACGCGCCCAGTGACGGCTGGCTTCAATTTGAATAAAGATGCGGTTGAAAATGGCTTTGTTGATACGGTCGATGTGGTTGGCTGGAATTACGCGACGAAGTTCGGGGACTGGTATAATGACTTCCGTGCACGGCCCGAGTTCAAGGACAAGCCCCAGATCGCTACGGAAACGGTTTCCACCCAAAGCTCGCGGGGTTACTACCGGTTCCCTTATGGTGAACCGAATTTAAACGGTCCTGAAAACCAAGCCTGCTCATACGTTATGCGAGCGCCCCACTATGGATTGCCGCCCGATATGGAGTTGATGCGTCAGGCCACAAGCCCTTCTTTGGCCGGTGAATTCATATGGACTGGTTTTGATTATATTGGAGAACCCTGGCCGTACGAAGAAGATTCAACACTGTCCTACTACGGATTGATTGATCTATGCGGATTTCCAAAAGATATTTTTTATAACTACCAGTCAGCTTGGCGACCAAATTATGATATGGTTCACATTTTGCCGCATTGGACATGGCCGGGGCGGGAAGGCAAACTCACTCCTATCCATGTCTTCACGAACGGGGATGAAGCTGAACTCTTCGTGAACGGAAAGTCCCACGGCAAGCGGCGCAAAGGTGAGGGGAATACAATGGTAAAAAGTTTCAGTCGACACGATGCAGGATCTTTAGCGAAGTTTACGAATCGTATGATCTGGGAGGATGTGATTTACGAGCCAGGGGAGGTCAAAGTTGTCGCCTGGAAGAATGGTGAAAAGATAGCGGAGAATGCAATTCATACAGCGGGCGAGGTAGCCCGTTTGCAGCTGACGGCTGACCGGAAAAAAATTCGGGCCGACTATGAGGATCTTTCCTTTATCACCGTTGATGCGGTAGACGATGCCGGGCGTTTTGTTCCCACATTCAACGGCACGCTTGAGTTTTCCGTTGAAGGGGAAGGCGAACTTGTGGCCCTGGGTAGCGGTAATCCAACCGACTTTACGCCCATGCAAGGCGGGTCGACATACAGGGCTTTCAATGGGAAGTGCCTCGCCATTGTTCGCGGAATAGACGGCAAGCCCGGCTCAATCACTGTGCGGGTGAAAGGAGTGCCTGCACGGATAACAGCAGAGGATGTTTATTCCAGTGTGGAGGTCACCGGGAGAAAGAAGACGGCTCCTCATTCCACCCAATTCGAAAGTGGAGAAATCATTGTAACGACCGAACTGTAA
- a CDS encoding GH92 family glycosyl hydrolase gives MKKNSLTIGWNLAALLLTFTSQAFAASYTSMVMPLMGTDSSREFSAGNVYPAISRPWGMNTWTPQTGEMGSGWIYTYDEMKIVGIKQTHQPSPWLRDYGQFSVMPVTGQKTFHEKERSSYFSHKAETALPHYYRVFLADHNTTVEMTPTDRAAFFRVTYPEANQSYLVIDAFDEGSYIKVLPEEAKVIGWSTKNAGGVAKNFKNYFVFAFDTPFIGSETWGGEVGKLEVEGEHVGAILQFESSKPETEVHFRVASSFIGFEQAERNLKEIHTSDFEELRDEGRQSWDDLLGRFKVEGTDDQKRLFYTCLYRSTLFPRKFYEIDEAGEVMHYSPNAGLVEPGYYFTDTGFWDTFRSLFPLLNTFFPSMNAIMTEGLENCYNESGWLPEWATPGHRNCMVGNNSTSIVADAWLSGIRGNFSIERLYEAMLKGANDQGPVESVGRKGWEDYNALGYVSRQSAKESAARTLEYAFNDWSIWQLAKSLNRPKEEIDLYAARSQNYRNLFSSEHGLMVGRNRDGSFNEDFSPISWGGDFTEGNSLHYTWSVFHDIEGLIGLMGGDAKFIEKLDSIFSMGPAFDKGGYRTVIHEIREMQVAGFGNYAHGNQPIQHMIYLYNYAGEPWKTQYWVREVMNRLYTPTPDGYCGDEDNGQTSAWFVWSALGFYPVCPGSGELVLGAPLFRQVSIELENGKTLVIDAPNNSDTNRYVQSVKVNGKVTTRNYITLEQLRQGGVIEFEMGDKPNKKRGIAKADAPYSFSRTIDFQKLN, from the coding sequence ATGAAGAAGAACTCATTGACCATTGGATGGAATCTGGCGGCGTTGCTACTGACCTTTACCAGTCAAGCTTTTGCGGCGAGTTACACTTCAATGGTCATGCCCCTGATGGGGACAGACAGTTCGCGGGAATTCTCAGCAGGCAACGTGTACCCGGCGATCAGCCGCCCTTGGGGGATGAATACCTGGACACCGCAGACAGGGGAAATGGGTAGCGGCTGGATCTATACATACGACGAAATGAAGATTGTCGGGATCAAGCAGACGCATCAACCGAGTCCATGGCTTCGGGACTATGGTCAGTTCTCAGTCATGCCGGTGACAGGGCAAAAGACCTTTCACGAGAAGGAACGTTCCAGCTACTTTTCGCACAAGGCAGAAACGGCTTTGCCCCATTACTACCGTGTCTTTTTAGCAGACCATAACACCACGGTGGAGATGACCCCCACCGACCGGGCGGCCTTCTTTCGAGTGACCTATCCCGAAGCGAATCAGTCCTATCTGGTTATTGATGCCTTCGATGAGGGATCTTACATTAAGGTGCTTCCTGAGGAGGCAAAGGTTATTGGATGGTCAACCAAGAATGCTGGCGGTGTGGCTAAAAACTTCAAAAACTACTTTGTCTTTGCTTTCGACACCCCTTTCATCGGGTCTGAAACTTGGGGAGGAGAAGTGGGTAAACTGGAAGTGGAAGGTGAACATGTTGGAGCCATTCTCCAATTTGAATCGTCTAAACCAGAAACAGAGGTTCACTTTCGTGTCGCGTCCTCTTTTATTGGTTTCGAACAAGCCGAGAGAAATCTCAAGGAAATTCATACCAGCGATTTCGAGGAGCTACGCGACGAGGGCAGGCAGAGCTGGGATGACCTCCTTGGGCGGTTTAAAGTGGAAGGAACGGACGACCAGAAGCGGCTGTTCTACACCTGCCTTTATCGTTCCACCCTTTTTCCGAGGAAGTTCTACGAAATCGACGAAGCCGGCGAAGTAATGCACTATAGTCCAAACGCGGGTTTGGTGGAACCCGGATACTATTTCACCGATACCGGCTTCTGGGATACTTTCCGGTCCCTCTTTCCTCTCCTGAACACCTTTTTCCCCTCCATGAACGCCATCATGACTGAGGGGCTTGAGAATTGTTATAATGAGAGTGGTTGGTTACCTGAATGGGCAACTCCCGGTCACCGCAATTGCATGGTTGGAAACAACTCAACCTCTATTGTGGCAGATGCATGGCTGAGCGGTATCCGTGGCAATTTTTCAATTGAAAGGCTTTACGAGGCTATGCTCAAGGGTGCCAATGATCAGGGGCCGGTTGAATCGGTGGGAAGAAAGGGATGGGAGGATTACAACGCACTTGGATACGTCTCCCGGCAAAGTGCGAAGGAGAGTGCGGCCAGAACACTTGAGTATGCGTTTAACGACTGGAGTATATGGCAACTCGCAAAGAGCTTGAATCGCCCGAAAGAGGAGATCGACCTATATGCTGCACGTTCCCAGAATTATCGGAACTTGTTCAGTTCCGAGCACGGTCTGATGGTTGGGCGAAATAGGGACGGTTCTTTCAATGAGGATTTCAGTCCCATATCTTGGGGCGGTGACTTCACTGAAGGTAACAGCCTGCATTATACATGGTCGGTTTTTCACGATATTGAAGGCCTGATCGGTTTAATGGGGGGGGACGCTAAATTCATCGAGAAACTTGATAGTATATTCAGTATGGGCCCAGCGTTTGATAAAGGAGGCTATCGCACCGTTATCCACGAAATCCGCGAAATGCAGGTAGCAGGATTCGGAAATTATGCGCACGGTAACCAACCCATCCAGCATATGATTTACCTCTACAACTATGCGGGCGAACCTTGGAAAACCCAGTACTGGGTTCGGGAAGTGATGAATCGCTTGTATACCCCAACGCCAGACGGTTATTGTGGGGACGAGGACAATGGTCAAACATCCGCCTGGTTTGTCTGGTCTGCCTTGGGTTTTTATCCGGTCTGTCCGGGGTCCGGAGAACTGGTTCTGGGGGCTCCTCTGTTTCGACAGGTCAGCATCGAATTGGAGAATGGGAAAACGCTAGTTATCGATGCGCCGAATAACAGCGATACCAACCGCTACGTCCAGAGCGTCAAAGTCAACGGCAAGGTCACAACCAGGAATTACATTACGTTGGAACAATTGCGTCAGGGTGGGGTGATCGAATTTGAAATGGGCGATAAACCTAATAAAAAACGCGGTATTGCTAAGGCAGACGCACCATATTCATTTTCGAGGACGATTGATTTTCAAAAGCTTAACTAG
- a CDS encoding glycoside hydrolase family 99-like domain-containing protein, with protein MNTKNIEKTGSTDRIYSWATIIFALFLVWGNTPAIAEKTGVLCSNNATPASLHELQIGAYYYPWYGSDGRHWNEGYFRGDLRPQQLPLLGEYDSRDEATINQHIEWAKDAGIDFFALSFWGEDTWVNQTAKNCFTKASALKDFKFTILYETVADKLLVPYRVKGDLTFELGNELEQRFIDSIDYLAETYFSHPSYLRIDDKPVLIIYVTHQFAGDYKGAIQRLRATIREKHGMELFLIGDEVDPIKPPVEDRIACFDAITPYIQYASPIQTLPDTALGYADDVWILQNARMKNTRFKAISDRLGIEFVPNALPGFNDRGVRLDVNHYYLPHRRNAHDPRKYGLFEDYLDMAGEFMNPDFKLMMVTSWNEWHEDTQLEPDSGVPTREPATHTVGLNVEPYGFDLLNILKEFKNTYSGPKSLPSVKKINITELCLAVNGNKQAGYIELHNPGSESVDLQGMRLCLRSRHDSFERDNFYVKLSGSIPAGENYLVATPAARDFLKEKEQLTVDQTTTAAVLPRISMNNGQIALRDQEGRIVDAFSWTAESSFDGDYVEKDNFKIDTVPAPNQSIIRRSHKQDRNNNALDFTIDLSSPKR; from the coding sequence TTGAATACAAAAAATATTGAAAAAACAGGAAGCACAGACCGGATTTATAGCTGGGCGACTATAATTTTTGCCTTGTTTCTCGTATGGGGAAACACTCCGGCAATTGCGGAGAAGACCGGGGTTCTCTGTTCTAACAACGCAACACCGGCCAGCTTGCATGAGCTCCAAATCGGGGCCTACTATTACCCATGGTATGGCTCGGATGGGCGGCATTGGAATGAGGGCTATTTTCGCGGTGATTTACGACCGCAACAACTCCCGCTTTTAGGCGAGTATGATTCACGGGATGAAGCGACAATCAACCAGCACATCGAATGGGCGAAAGATGCCGGCATTGATTTCTTTGCCCTTTCGTTTTGGGGAGAGGATACATGGGTCAATCAGACAGCAAAAAATTGCTTCACCAAAGCCAGCGCTTTAAAGGATTTCAAATTTACAATTTTGTACGAAACCGTCGCGGACAAGCTTCTCGTACCTTATAGAGTCAAAGGAGACCTGACCTTTGAGTTGGGGAATGAACTGGAACAAAGGTTTATCGACTCCATTGATTATTTGGCAGAAACCTACTTCAGCCATCCATCCTATCTGCGGATTGATGATAAACCCGTGCTGATAATCTATGTCACGCATCAATTTGCGGGGGATTATAAGGGAGCTATCCAACGACTTCGCGCAACCATCCGCGAAAAGCACGGTATGGAATTGTTTCTTATTGGAGATGAAGTGGATCCTATCAAGCCCCCTGTGGAAGACCGCATCGCCTGCTTTGACGCCATTACACCTTATATTCAATATGCCAGCCCTATCCAGACACTTCCCGATACCGCCTTAGGATATGCAGATGATGTCTGGATACTCCAGAACGCCCGGATGAAAAACACCCGCTTCAAAGCCATTTCTGATCGTTTGGGAATTGAATTTGTCCCCAACGCCTTACCGGGGTTCAATGATCGGGGAGTTCGTTTGGACGTTAACCATTACTACCTGCCCCACCGGCGAAATGCCCATGATCCTCGCAAATATGGCCTTTTTGAAGATTATCTGGACATGGCCGGAGAGTTTATGAATCCGGATTTCAAATTAATGATGGTCACCTCTTGGAATGAATGGCACGAGGACACTCAACTGGAACCTGACTCAGGGGTACCGACAAGGGAGCCTGCGACGCACACTGTCGGTTTGAATGTTGAACCGTACGGCTTTGACCTGTTGAACATCCTGAAAGAATTCAAAAACACTTATTCGGGTCCGAAATCACTGCCTTCAGTAAAGAAGATCAATATCACAGAGCTTTGCCTGGCCGTTAACGGGAACAAACAAGCTGGCTACATCGAACTCCATAACCCGGGAAGTGAGTCTGTTGATCTACAGGGAATGCGGCTCTGCCTCCGGTCCCGGCATGATAGCTTTGAGCGAGATAATTTCTATGTTAAGCTTTCTGGCTCCATCCCGGCGGGCGAAAACTACCTTGTCGCTACCCCTGCCGCACGTGATTTTCTTAAAGAAAAAGAGCAGCTGACTGTTGATCAGACAACGACCGCAGCAGTTTTGCCCAGGATTTCCATGAATAATGGACAAATTGCCTTGAGAGATCAGGAAGGTCGAATCGTCGATGCCTTTTCCTGGACGGCTGAGTCGTCGTTTGATGGGGATTACGTAGAAAAGGATAACTTCAAAATCGATACGGTACCAGCACCCAATCAATCAATAATCCGGCGGAGCCACAAACAAGACCGGAATAATAACGCGCTGGACTTCACGATCGACCTGAGCAGCCCAAAGCGGTGA
- a CDS encoding sodium:solute symporter family transporter, whose protein sequence is MLTPLDYTIIVVYSLILVVMGALLAKKAAGGLEEYFLGGRKLPWYFLGCSGMASWFDVTGTMVITSFLFMIGPKALFIGFRGDAVLILIFLLCFTGKWHRRSGVLTGAEWMQFRFGQGRDADAARLLTAVVAILPVIGLIAYLMKGTGLFLSMFFPFPPEVCAGVLIAIAVVYTMMSGFYGVVISDVIQSLLIFVSALVLGVVAFTLIDGIESVSALANSVNGVSDWAGSLPQMEITFPQTANGSEYDVYRFLGLAMGFFLLQQTVFGLASGADPKYFASRSDKDVGKLNLLISGMIAIRWPMMIGLAVLGLFLVNDTFEDRTVIAEAAQTVRAYYPDMDKTSWHSTTTQLIAHPDEADPTLISNLETVLGEEWRAKLPLVGYEGITDPERILPAVILSYVPAGLLGVILVTALAATMSTFDSTLNAASSFVVKDIYQRWMRPKAGDKELIRVAWITTVAVAIVGFIAGLNFSSINHVWDWVLMSLMTGLFVPNFLRLYWWRMNGWGVAFGMAFGAVAAISQTIFFPDFPYWGKFLYVAIIAFTGTIGGCLITKPTEMDTLVHFYKKTRPFGFWGPVRKYLLEEQLSYIDSENTRDVISVPFAFFYQVMLFLIPMQIIIHSFTSLYWSLPIFVVACLGMYFIWYKNQRPDRDMENEPDLRASHNR, encoded by the coding sequence ATGCTCACACCTCTTGATTACACCATCATCGTTGTCTACTCACTAATACTCGTTGTGATGGGGGCCCTTCTGGCAAAGAAGGCAGCAGGCGGACTGGAGGAATACTTTCTCGGCGGTCGCAAACTTCCCTGGTATTTTCTTGGCTGTTCCGGGATGGCCAGTTGGTTCGATGTGACCGGCACGATGGTGATCACATCCTTTCTTTTCATGATCGGGCCGAAGGCGCTGTTCATTGGATTCCGCGGGGATGCGGTGTTGATCCTGATTTTCCTGCTTTGCTTCACTGGCAAATGGCACCGTCGCTCAGGAGTACTGACAGGTGCGGAATGGATGCAGTTCCGTTTTGGGCAAGGGCGCGATGCCGATGCCGCACGCCTTTTGACAGCTGTCGTGGCCATCCTTCCGGTAATCGGTTTGATTGCTTACTTGATGAAAGGAACGGGTTTGTTTCTTTCGATGTTCTTTCCCTTTCCACCCGAGGTCTGCGCGGGGGTTCTGATAGCCATAGCCGTAGTTTACACGATGATGTCCGGCTTTTACGGGGTCGTTATCAGTGATGTAATCCAATCCCTGCTCATTTTTGTTTCAGCATTGGTCCTTGGTGTTGTTGCCTTTACCCTGATTGATGGAATCGAATCGGTTTCGGCGCTTGCAAACTCGGTGAACGGGGTGTCCGACTGGGCCGGATCACTGCCACAGATGGAAATCACCTTTCCCCAGACTGCCAACGGCTCGGAATATGATGTTTACCGCTTTCTTGGGCTGGCTATGGGATTCTTTCTCCTACAACAAACCGTGTTTGGCCTCGCTAGTGGAGCAGATCCCAAATACTTCGCTTCGCGCTCTGACAAGGACGTCGGCAAATTGAACCTTCTCATTAGCGGGATGATTGCCATTCGCTGGCCCATGATGATCGGGCTCGCTGTGCTCGGGCTATTCCTGGTCAATGATACCTTTGAAGACCGCACCGTCATTGCTGAGGCCGCTCAGACAGTCCGCGCTTACTATCCGGACATGGACAAGACAAGCTGGCACTCGACCACGACTCAGTTGATCGCCCATCCGGATGAGGCCGACCCCACGCTCATCAGCAACTTGGAAACTGTTCTCGGGGAGGAATGGCGGGCCAAGCTTCCCCTCGTAGGCTATGAAGGAATCACTGATCCAGAGCGCATTTTGCCAGCTGTCATCCTGAGCTATGTCCCAGCGGGACTGCTTGGAGTCATTCTTGTGACAGCCCTTGCGGCCACCATGTCCACCTTCGACTCAACCCTGAATGCGGCTTCCTCATTTGTCGTGAAGGATATTTATCAACGCTGGATGAGGCCGAAAGCGGGGGACAAGGAACTGATCAGAGTTGCTTGGATTACAACCGTTGCTGTGGCAATTGTCGGCTTTATAGCCGGGCTGAATTTTTCCAGCATTAACCACGTTTGGGACTGGGTCCTCATGAGTTTGATGACGGGCCTGTTTGTCCCGAATTTCCTTCGACTTTACTGGTGGAGGATGAACGGCTGGGGCGTCGCCTTTGGAATGGCCTTTGGGGCTGTTGCAGCCATTTCTCAAACTATCTTCTTTCCGGATTTTCCCTACTGGGGCAAGTTTCTCTACGTCGCGATCATCGCCTTCACGGGGACTATTGGCGGATGCCTCATCACCAAGCCAACTGAAATGGATACCCTCGTTCACTTCTACAAAAAGACCCGACCATTTGGATTCTGGGGGCCCGTCCGGAAGTATCTTCTTGAGGAACAGCTCAGTTACATCGACTCCGAAAATACCCGGGATGTTATTTCGGTACCGTTTGCCTTTTTCTATCAGGTCATGCTCTTCCTGATACCCATGCAAATCATCATCCACAGCTTCACCTCATTGTACTGGAGCTTGCCCATCTTCGTTGTGGCCTGCCTGGGCATGTACTTCATCTGGTACAAAAATCAAAGACCCGACCGGGACATGGAAAACGAGCCAGATCTACGCGCCTCTCATAACCGTTAA